In the Ochrobactrum sp. Marseille-Q0166 genome, one interval contains:
- the fliF gene encoding flagellar basal-body MS-ring/collar protein FliF — protein sequence MAVVSMQQNFQQLLEQLKGTLGKLGARKLIALGLVGAALMGAILYTSVYLSRPSYETLYVGLSRDDVNRMGLALGEAGIAFDVKSDGSSILVPVGKAEQARMYLAEKGLPTSNNAGYELFDNMGSLGLTSFMQEITHVRALEGEIARTIQAIRGVKAARVHIVMAEKGSFRRGDQKPSASVVIRAEGGFAAESAQSIRQLVAAAVPSLDASSVTVLDTNGRLLASAGEAANGAALLTASLEQQVAGNVDESIRKALAPYLGVGHFQSSVQATLDTDRRQTNETQFDPESRVERSVRVVRESGDSRNARNDNATGVEQNIPQEEIQNRNGESSSEKTDRREELTNYEMNTKTVSTVSDGYTVKRLSIAVVIDQARLLETAGTTPPPADFVDQQILKIRDLVATAAGLNADRGDVINVTAVNFLSPAGADMEPVSTPWSEQLMRQSGSYVNALAILAAVALLIWFGVRPLLRDQNTKPSGTEVALRETGDVAVPNFVGDTQQAIAGEGAKAVIGGPEAYADQMKTSLSDLRQRMRMPAKLRLEQMIEMDEERVAAVLKQWIHETAIKQEAASSQRPIMPELEAA from the coding sequence ATGGCGGTGGTATCGATGCAGCAGAATTTCCAGCAATTACTCGAACAGCTTAAGGGAACGCTCGGCAAGCTTGGCGCGCGAAAACTTATAGCGCTCGGACTTGTCGGAGCTGCACTGATGGGCGCTATTCTTTATACGAGCGTCTATCTGAGCCGCCCCTCCTATGAGACGCTTTATGTCGGCCTTTCGCGCGATGACGTGAATCGTATGGGGCTGGCGCTCGGTGAAGCTGGCATTGCTTTCGACGTGAAGTCTGACGGTTCATCGATCCTTGTTCCTGTCGGCAAGGCCGAACAGGCGCGTATGTATCTGGCTGAAAAGGGCCTGCCGACGTCAAACAACGCCGGTTACGAGCTTTTCGACAATATGGGCTCGCTTGGCCTCACATCGTTCATGCAGGAAATCACGCATGTTCGCGCACTTGAAGGCGAGATCGCGCGTACCATTCAGGCTATTCGTGGCGTAAAAGCGGCGCGTGTTCACATCGTCATGGCCGAAAAAGGCTCGTTCCGTCGTGGTGACCAGAAGCCGTCCGCCTCGGTTGTGATCCGCGCTGAAGGCGGCTTTGCCGCTGAATCCGCGCAGTCGATCCGCCAGCTGGTTGCTGCCGCTGTGCCATCGCTTGATGCCTCGTCCGTTACGGTTCTCGATACCAATGGTCGTCTGCTCGCATCTGCGGGAGAGGCTGCGAATGGTGCTGCTCTTCTGACCGCGTCGCTTGAACAGCAGGTGGCTGGCAACGTGGATGAGAGCATCCGCAAGGCGCTTGCTCCATATCTCGGTGTTGGTCACTTCCAGAGCAGTGTTCAGGCAACGCTTGATACCGACCGCCGTCAAACCAATGAAACGCAATTCGATCCTGAATCGCGTGTTGAACGTTCTGTTCGTGTCGTGCGTGAAAGTGGAGACTCCCGCAACGCACGTAACGACAATGCCACCGGCGTTGAGCAGAACATTCCGCAGGAAGAAATTCAAAACCGCAACGGCGAAAGCTCGTCTGAAAAGACTGATCGTCGCGAAGAACTGACGAATTATGAAATGAACACCAAGACGGTGTCCACAGTCAGCGATGGCTACACCGTCAAGCGTCTGTCGATTGCGGTCGTCATCGATCAGGCGCGTCTGCTTGAAACGGCCGGCACCACGCCACCACCTGCCGATTTCGTCGATCAGCAGATCCTGAAAATCCGCGACCTCGTTGCAACTGCCGCCGGTCTTAATGCCGATCGTGGTGATGTGATCAATGTAACGGCTGTCAATTTCCTCAGCCCTGCAGGCGCAGATATGGAGCCAGTTTCGACGCCGTGGTCCGAGCAACTGATGCGTCAGAGCGGTTCCTACGTCAATGCGCTGGCAATTCTTGCCGCTGTTGCGCTCCTGATCTGGTTTGGTGTCCGTCCTTTGCTCCGCGATCAGAACACGAAGCCATCCGGAACAGAAGTTGCGCTGCGTGAAACGGGTGATGTCGCTGTGCCAAACTTTGTTGGTGATACACAGCAGGCCATCGCCGGTGAGGGTGCCAAGGCAGTGATCGGCGGACCAGAAGCCTATGCCGATCAGATGAAGACCAGCCTTAGCGATTTGCGTCAACGTATGCGTATGCCTGCCAAGTTGCGCCTCGAACAGATGATCGAGATGGATGAAGAGCGTGTTGCTGCAGTCCTCAAGCAGTGGATCCACGAAACCGCCATCAAGCAGGAAGCAGCATCAAGTCAACGGCCTATAATGCCGGAGCTTGAGGCTGCCTGA
- a CDS encoding flagellin — protein sequence MSSILTNSSALTALQTLSSTNKSLETTQNRISTGLRIGEAADNASYWSIATSMKSDNKANSAVQDALGLGAGKVDTAYTAINDIKDQVDKMKSLLVSAQGASQEDQKKVATELKAIQSQIKSSASNANYAGSNLLVNDAAATSDLKVVASYNRTGTTVTIDTVDVAAADVQVFADAAGTGGIAGDLVATAFFDPSTAKLDDAAIKTALESVETALDKLTTGAASLGAAKARIDTQKSFISKLSDSVEKGVGTLVDADMNKESARLSALQVQQQLGVQALSIANSSSQSILSLFRG from the coding sequence ATGTCTAGCATTCTTACAAACTCTTCAGCTCTTACCGCTCTTCAGACCCTTTCCTCGACCAACAAGTCGCTGGAAACCACGCAGAACCGTATTTCGACCGGCCTGCGCATCGGTGAAGCTGCTGACAATGCATCTTACTGGTCGATCGCAACCTCGATGAAGTCCGACAACAAGGCCAACTCGGCTGTTCAGGACGCTCTAGGCCTCGGCGCCGGCAAGGTTGACACTGCATACACTGCAATCAACGACATCAAGGACCAGGTTGACAAGATGAAGTCGCTTCTGGTTAGCGCTCAGGGCGCCAGCCAGGAAGACCAGAAGAAGGTCGCGACCGAACTCAAAGCAATCCAGTCGCAGATCAAGTCGTCTGCCAGCAACGCGAACTACGCTGGTTCGAACCTGCTCGTGAACGACGCAGCTGCAACTTCGGACCTTAAGGTTGTTGCATCGTACAACCGTACCGGCACCACTGTAACGATCGACACCGTTGACGTTGCTGCTGCTGACGTACAGGTTTTTGCTGACGCTGCAGGCACCGGCGGTATCGCTGGTGATCTGGTCGCCACTGCTTTCTTCGATCCATCGACTGCAAAGCTTGACGACGCTGCAATCAAGACTGCTCTGGAATCGGTTGAAACCGCTCTGGACAAGCTCACCACCGGTGCAGCTTCGCTCGGTGCTGCAAAGGCACGTATCGACACCCAGAAGAGCTTCATTTCCAAGCTCAGCGACTCGGTTGAAAAGGGCGTTGGTACGCTCGTTGACGCCGACATGAACAAGGAATCGGCTCGTCTGTCGGCTCTGCAGGTTCAGCAGCAGCTGGGCGTTCAGGCTCTCTCGATCGCTAACTCTTCGAGCCAGTCGATCCTGTCGCTGTTCCGCGGCTAA
- the fliP gene encoding flagellar type III secretion system pore protein FliP (The bacterial flagellar biogenesis protein FliP forms a type III secretion system (T3SS)-type pore required for flagellar assembly.): protein MKKILALTGLLTLAFISAAHAQALSLDNLLPAGSGAASGQIVQLFGLLTVLSVAPGLLIMVTSFTRFAIAFSLLRSGLGLQTAPASMVMISLALFMTFYVMAPVFDRAWNNGVQPLMRNEITQDVAFREISNPFREFMMREVRDKDLRLFEDLADPAFRTGEDGIVDFRVLVPAFMISELRRGFEIGFLIVLPFLVIDLVVATLTMSMGMMMLPPTVISLPFKILFFVLIDGWNILVGSLIRSFS, encoded by the coding sequence ATGAAGAAAATTCTCGCCCTGACTGGCTTGCTGACGCTGGCCTTTATTTCTGCGGCTCATGCACAAGCCTTGTCGCTGGATAATCTTCTTCCAGCAGGAAGTGGTGCGGCAAGCGGGCAGATCGTTCAGCTGTTTGGACTTCTGACGGTTCTGTCGGTCGCGCCCGGCCTGCTGATCATGGTCACAAGCTTCACGCGATTTGCCATTGCTTTCTCGCTTTTGCGTTCGGGTCTTGGGCTTCAGACGGCTCCCGCAAGCATGGTGATGATCTCCCTGGCTTTGTTCATGACTTTCTATGTCATGGCACCGGTGTTTGATCGTGCCTGGAACAATGGCGTGCAGCCGTTGATGCGCAACGAGATCACGCAGGACGTCGCATTTCGCGAAATTTCGAACCCGTTTCGCGAATTTATGATGCGCGAAGTGCGCGACAAGGATTTGCGTCTGTTTGAAGACCTCGCAGATCCGGCATTTCGCACGGGTGAAGACGGCATCGTTGATTTCCGCGTGCTGGTTCCGGCCTTCATGATTTCTGAATTGCGACGTGGCTTTGAAATCGGATTCCTGATTGTTCTGCCGTTTCTGGTGATTGATCTTGTGGTCGCAACACTGACCATGTCGATGGGCATGATGATGTTGCCGCCGACGGTGATATCGCTGCCGTTCAAGATACTGTTCTTCGTGCTGATCGATGGCTGGAATATTCTTGTTGGAAGCCTGATACGATCATTCTCCTAA
- a CDS encoding flagellar basal body-associated FliL family protein, which produces MSDTAIDKDGKAKGSIAGLLGAVAVLTAIAGGGGWYLGGVISADQQAAVKSTTKEDKPKQGDFESRSIGAVIPLQPIVTNLGIPQTTWVRLEAALVAKPGREIPPAVAASVGDDFMSFLRSVNLMQLQGAAGLAYLRADLEERARMRSEGAVDRVFISTLVVE; this is translated from the coding sequence ATGAGCGATACGGCAATCGATAAGGACGGCAAGGCAAAAGGCTCTATCGCGGGTCTGTTGGGCGCTGTTGCAGTTCTGACCGCAATCGCTGGCGGTGGCGGATGGTATCTGGGTGGCGTTATCTCCGCTGACCAGCAAGCCGCAGTTAAATCCACGACGAAGGAAGACAAGCCAAAACAGGGTGATTTTGAATCGCGCTCCATTGGCGCAGTCATCCCTTTGCAGCCAATTGTAACCAATCTTGGCATTCCGCAGACCACATGGGTCAGGCTTGAAGCAGCGCTTGTCGCAAAGCCGGGCCGTGAAATTCCGCCCGCAGTTGCTGCAAGTGTTGGCGATGATTTCATGAGTTTCCTGCGTAGCGTCAATCTCATGCAATTGCAGGGCGCTGCTGGCTTGGCTTATCTGCGTGCCGATCTTGAAGAGCGTGCGCGGATGCGTTCGGAAGGCGCGGTCGACCGCGTTTTCATTTCGACGCTGGTAGTAGAATGA
- a CDS encoding transglycosylase SLT domain-containing protein has protein sequence MHRASARYDVPLGILYAVGLTETGRKNSLQPYAMNIEGRAEFFPSQAAALRRFTQVHAEGAKLIDLGCMQINHYYHSSEFPSVGAMLQPSLNVDYAARFLKRLREREGNWTMAVARYHAGPNNDPAQKRYVCRVMTNMIATGFGNWTPQAKNFCAG, from the coding sequence ATGCATCGAGCGTCCGCCCGCTATGATGTGCCACTCGGTATTCTTTATGCTGTTGGTCTGACCGAAACCGGGCGCAAAAATTCGCTTCAACCCTATGCGATGAACATTGAAGGAAGGGCTGAGTTTTTCCCATCTCAAGCGGCCGCTCTAAGACGTTTCACCCAAGTACACGCCGAAGGTGCAAAACTGATTGATCTGGGCTGCATGCAGATCAATCACTATTATCATTCCAGTGAATTTCCGTCTGTCGGTGCTATGCTGCAACCAAGCCTCAATGTTGATTATGCTGCACGCTTCCTAAAGCGTCTGCGTGAGCGCGAAGGCAACTGGACAATGGCAGTTGCGCGTTATCATGCAGGTCCGAATAACGATCCTGCACAGAAGCGATACGTCTGTCGTGTGATGACAAATATGATCGCAACTGGCTTCGGAAATTGGACGCCTCAGGCAAAAAACTTCTGCGCAGGTTGA
- a CDS encoding flagellar motor protein MotB, producing the protein MSIDPETKREIIIVRRGKHDDHDDHHGGVWKIAYADFMTAMMAFFLVMWLINAANEESKAAVASYFNPVKLMDRHSSPKGVQDIDEQNGRVRFESDKQIENGTKVINDSAASPPIEQEESRMFREPYAVLSELAHETGVLQNQSMKGDGGSAQAGTQTGADGGDAYRDPFSPDYWSSKAVEELTPPEAAPATPPQQTVEAKTEVKPEEAEKPAENQEKLISDLKKAADGDASTDGSKAANAEPMPDVTVVPVDGGVMIQLTDKVDFGMFTIGSAKPDARVVQMLERIAQVIARQPGEVVISGHTDARPFKSATYDNWRLSSARAQMAYYMLVRGGLDEKRVLRVEGYADRQPKNTADPNAAENRRIDIFLKSNP; encoded by the coding sequence ATGAGCATCGATCCGGAAACCAAGCGCGAAATCATTATCGTCCGCCGTGGCAAGCATGATGATCATGACGATCATCATGGTGGTGTCTGGAAGATCGCTTACGCTGACTTCATGACTGCGATGATGGCATTTTTTCTCGTCATGTGGCTTATTAATGCTGCCAACGAAGAAAGCAAGGCGGCAGTCGCCAGCTACTTTAATCCCGTCAAGCTGATGGATCGTCATTCAAGCCCAAAGGGCGTGCAGGACATTGACGAACAGAACGGTAGAGTTCGCTTCGAGAGCGACAAGCAGATTGAAAACGGCACCAAGGTTATCAATGATAGTGCTGCTTCCCCGCCGATTGAGCAGGAAGAAAGCCGCATGTTCCGTGAACCATATGCTGTTCTGTCCGAACTTGCACATGAAACGGGCGTTCTGCAGAACCAATCCATGAAGGGTGATGGCGGCAGCGCACAGGCTGGCACGCAGACAGGCGCTGATGGCGGCGATGCCTATCGCGATCCGTTCAGCCCTGACTACTGGTCCAGCAAGGCCGTGGAAGAGCTGACGCCGCCGGAAGCTGCCCCTGCAACGCCGCCACAGCAAACAGTGGAAGCAAAAACCGAGGTAAAGCCCGAAGAAGCTGAAAAGCCAGCAGAGAATCAGGAAAAGCTGATTTCTGATTTGAAGAAGGCAGCCGACGGAGACGCATCGACCGATGGCAGCAAGGCGGCAAACGCTGAGCCTATGCCTGATGTGACAGTCGTCCCGGTCGATGGCGGTGTCATGATCCAGCTGACCGATAAAGTCGATTTTGGCATGTTCACGATTGGCTCCGCCAAGCCGGATGCGCGTGTGGTGCAGATGCTTGAACGTATTGCGCAGGTTATCGCGCGTCAGCCGGGTGAGGTTGTCATCAGCGGTCACACCGACGCCCGACCTTTCAAGAGTGCGACCTATGACAATTGGCGCTTGTCTTCGGCCCGTGCGCAGATGGCTTATTACATGCTGGTGCGTGGCGGGCTGGATGAAAAGCGTGTGCTGCGTGTTGAAGGCTATGCCGACCGTCAGCCAAAGAACACCGCCGATCCAAATGCCGCCGAAAATCGTCGCATCGACATCTTCCTCAAGTCCAACCCATGA
- a CDS encoding chemotaxis protein, giving the protein MKKLVTRSLVALVASLPLASGGAVSYAQTQGQTQAAEEPRNLPVLEPYKLVRSLRMLQDQLVSGKPEAVVMLNRLLIFVSADMERAPKEFWDKPENIYAAIIYLFNGGNPDAVRKVLAGFDGKTVPQELVKGALAYASGQNIEVVKLFSMPLSPQLPAELRSSIVLVTTGQMTAFDPATALLRLDQVRLDSPGTLFEEAAIRRSMPIAAKLGDADKIRMLSRNYLQRFPRSPYMRDFMKQFVDAALKLNDRIGNAELVKLIGTADPVMQYSLYLQIARGALVDGQTERARFMSTEARKLADHLKADPSRANLYAAASDVASDSAKDALRELSQISPDRLQERDRQLLQAAEAVGSVVTRKPPVEGATKPVRSETDIPAMPIADGDEAPVVPKAPEIPSPATGWKPSRPAKPEDDVQKTMDDARRKLAEIDALLGKTNQ; this is encoded by the coding sequence ATGAAGAAACTGGTAACGCGCTCCTTGGTGGCACTTGTTGCAAGCCTTCCGCTGGCAAGCGGAGGAGCAGTTTCCTATGCTCAGACCCAAGGCCAGACGCAAGCAGCAGAAGAGCCACGCAACTTGCCGGTGCTTGAGCCATATAAGCTCGTCCGTTCACTGCGCATGTTGCAGGACCAGCTGGTTTCCGGAAAACCTGAAGCCGTTGTAATGCTCAACAGGCTGCTGATTTTTGTGAGCGCTGATATGGAGCGCGCTCCAAAGGAATTCTGGGACAAGCCTGAGAATATCTATGCGGCAATCATCTATCTGTTTAACGGCGGCAATCCTGATGCCGTGCGAAAGGTGCTTGCTGGCTTTGATGGCAAGACTGTTCCGCAAGAACTCGTCAAAGGTGCGCTTGCCTACGCATCGGGTCAGAACATCGAGGTGGTAAAGTTGTTCTCAATGCCGCTGTCACCACAGCTGCCGGCAGAGTTGCGATCTTCCATCGTGCTGGTAACGACCGGTCAGATGACCGCTTTTGATCCTGCAACAGCACTTCTGCGTCTTGATCAAGTGCGGCTCGATAGTCCGGGTACGCTTTTTGAAGAAGCCGCTATTCGTCGTTCGATGCCGATTGCCGCCAAGCTCGGTGACGCAGACAAGATCAGGATGCTATCGCGCAATTATCTCCAGCGCTTCCCGCGCTCGCCCTATATGCGTGATTTTATGAAACAATTTGTGGATGCGGCGTTGAAGCTCAATGATCGCATCGGCAATGCCGAACTGGTCAAGTTGATTGGTACAGCTGATCCGGTCATGCAATATTCGCTTTATCTGCAGATTGCGCGTGGCGCTCTGGTGGATGGGCAGACAGAGCGCGCGCGCTTCATGTCAACTGAGGCAAGAAAGCTTGCCGATCATCTGAAAGCTGACCCAAGCAGAGCCAATCTTTATGCGGCGGCAAGTGATGTTGCTTCGGATTCCGCTAAAGACGCATTGCGTGAATTGTCTCAAATTTCGCCTGATCGTTTGCAGGAACGCGACAGGCAGCTTCTGCAGGCGGCGGAAGCGGTTGGCTCGGTGGTGACGCGCAAGCCTCCCGTTGAGGGCGCAACAAAGCCTGTCAGAAGCGAAACTGACATTCCGGCAATGCCGATTGCTGACGGTGATGAGGCGCCCGTCGTGCCCAAGGCGCCAGAGATCCCTTCGCCTGCTACCGGTTGGAAGCCATCCCGGCCTGCAAAGCCGGAAGATGATGTGCAGAAGACAATGGATGATGCGCGGCGCAAGCTTGCAGAAATTGATGCCTTGCTAGGAAAGACTAATCAATGA
- a CDS encoding flagellar hook-length control protein FliK → MSVGLLLTTAGRLASLAKGTGAQQGAVAKANGENQEQSEPAKLFGALLEKSQNKLSLEGEQKDEAQSEDSDKADRDTPAQSSVYGVSQNLLALAAGFNNPKDEDQLAARDNANKQSMNVSALADAAEAADSALTTAVAADLPIPDAEPKKDHKENVQANTQTQATADSKGPAKPENLVSHTLPATTKDQQTDSATDGSSASPKPELILQPSNAAEADRPNVQLQQQTGKSAPVADVKAPAPAAPTAAARIADIQVLSERSFGAVKTLQIRLDPVELGAVTARIRLVADSVEVHLVAGKAHAAEALIADRSMIEKALKVAGITDDTKISVTVTERGAVSAVQHSSASHSAGQQQASSQQQGQQTFDMQNGSDSRGNAQAQSQAQFMGGEGRQNGESGQADSNNARARTSTEANEREISGLSGGRNRGLVV, encoded by the coding sequence ATGAGCGTAGGTCTTTTGCTCACTACGGCTGGAAGACTGGCTTCACTTGCCAAGGGTACAGGCGCCCAACAGGGCGCTGTGGCAAAAGCCAATGGCGAAAATCAGGAACAGTCTGAACCGGCAAAACTGTTTGGTGCATTGTTGGAAAAGTCTCAAAACAAGCTATCGCTTGAAGGCGAGCAGAAGGATGAGGCGCAGTCGGAAGATAGCGACAAAGCTGATCGCGATACGCCTGCTCAATCTTCGGTCTATGGTGTGTCGCAGAACCTGCTTGCACTTGCTGCAGGGTTCAACAACCCAAAAGATGAGGATCAGCTTGCTGCGCGTGATAATGCCAACAAGCAGTCGATGAATGTATCGGCGCTGGCCGATGCTGCTGAAGCTGCAGATTCTGCGCTGACGACTGCAGTTGCCGCTGACCTGCCTATACCTGATGCAGAGCCAAAGAAGGATCATAAGGAAAACGTTCAGGCAAACACGCAGACGCAAGCAACAGCAGATTCCAAGGGTCCTGCAAAGCCTGAAAATTTGGTCAGCCACACTCTACCTGCTACAACAAAAGATCAGCAGACTGACAGCGCCACAGACGGCTCTTCTGCATCGCCCAAGCCTGAGCTTATACTTCAACCCAGCAATGCCGCAGAAGCTGATCGTCCGAATGTTCAGCTGCAGCAGCAAACTGGGAAGTCTGCACCTGTTGCCGATGTAAAAGCGCCTGCGCCAGCAGCGCCCACGGCTGCAGCACGTATCGCGGATATCCAGGTCCTCTCCGAACGAAGCTTTGGTGCTGTGAAGACCTTGCAGATCAGGCTTGACCCTGTAGAGCTCGGTGCGGTGACTGCTCGTATTCGTCTGGTTGCCGACAGCGTGGAAGTGCATCTGGTGGCTGGCAAAGCCCATGCTGCCGAGGCGCTGATTGCCGATCGCTCAATGATCGAAAAAGCTTTGAAAGTTGCAGGCATTACGGACGACACGAAAATTTCGGTCACGGTGACTGAACGCGGAGCAGTCAGTGCAGTTCAGCACAGCTCCGCAAGCCATAGTGCGGGGCAACAGCAGGCCAGCTCTCAACAGCAAGGCCAGCAGACTTTTGACATGCAAAATGGCTCGGATAGCCGGGGAAATGCGCAGGCGCAGTCTCAGGCGCAATTTATGGGTGGTGAGGGCAGGCAGAATGGCGAATCTGGCCAGGCAGACAGCAATAATGCACGCGCTCGCACATCGACTGAAGCCAATGAGCGCGAAATTTCTGGTCTTTCTGGCGGCCGGAATCGCGGCCTCGTCGTTTAG
- the flgH gene encoding flagellar basal body L-ring protein FlgH — protein sequence MTKSMNKALFVVITLTLLAGCATKPEEIGRTPDLSPVAANLGVQNNPQYSGYPVRPSKASYSLWNQRSTNFFKDPRAQEPGDVLTVIISINDRANMDNKTDRERVSKGLYGGGASFDTSSLSGSFGGGSMDASVNTRSNSASKGKGTIERSEDIRLQIAAIVTDTLPNGNLIIKGSQEVRVNNELRVLNVVGVVRPRDISGYNTISYDKIAEARISYGGRGRLSEIQQPPYGQQILDQISPF from the coding sequence ATGACGAAAAGCATGAACAAAGCGCTCTTTGTAGTAATAACCCTGACACTTTTAGCTGGCTGTGCCACGAAGCCGGAAGAAATTGGCCGCACGCCAGATCTTTCACCTGTCGCCGCCAATCTCGGTGTCCAGAACAATCCGCAATATAGCGGCTATCCTGTCCGCCCAAGCAAGGCATCCTATTCGCTTTGGAATCAGCGTTCGACCAATTTCTTCAAAGATCCGCGTGCACAGGAGCCGGGCGATGTTCTGACAGTCATAATCTCGATTAATGACCGTGCGAACATGGATAATAAGACGGATCGTGAACGCGTGTCGAAAGGGCTTTACGGCGGCGGAGCGTCTTTTGATACCAGCAGCCTTTCTGGCTCGTTTGGCGGCGGCTCTATGGATGCTTCCGTCAACACCCGTTCCAATAGTGCGTCGAAAGGCAAGGGTACAATCGAACGCAGCGAAGATATTCGCCTTCAGATCGCTGCCATTGTTACGGACACGCTGCCCAACGGAAACTTAATTATCAAAGGCTCGCAGGAAGTCCGTGTTAACAATGAGCTGCGTGTTTTAAACGTTGTTGGTGTCGTTCGGCCGCGCGATATTTCAGGTTATAACACCATCTCCTATGACAAAATCGCCGAGGCGCGTATTTCTTACGGTGGACGCGGTCGACTGAGCGAAATTCAGCAGCCGCCTTACGGCCAGCAGATTCTCGATCAGATTTCTCCGTTCTGA
- a CDS encoding response regulator transcription factor, producing MIVVVDERNIVTEGYSSWFSREGITTTGFTPSDFNEWVESVPHQDIMAVEAFLIGECEAQNGLPARIRERCKAPVIAVNDRPSLEHTLELFQSGVDDVVRKPVHVREILARINAIRRRTGASAASGNDGTELGPIRVFSDGRDPQINGVDFPLPRRERRILEYLIANRGRRLNKAQIFSAIYGIFDSEVEENVVESHISKLRKKLREKLGFDPVDSKRFIGYSINID from the coding sequence ATGATCGTAGTCGTAGATGAGCGGAATATTGTGACTGAGGGGTACTCCTCTTGGTTCAGCCGAGAAGGCATCACGACGACTGGGTTCACACCATCCGATTTCAATGAATGGGTCGAAAGCGTCCCCCATCAGGATATTATGGCTGTAGAAGCCTTCCTGATTGGCGAGTGCGAGGCTCAAAACGGTCTGCCAGCGCGTATTCGTGAACGCTGCAAGGCGCCTGTTATTGCCGTAAACGACCGCCCGTCACTGGAACACACTCTGGAGCTTTTTCAATCCGGAGTTGATGATGTCGTCCGCAAGCCGGTTCACGTCCGCGAAATCCTCGCCCGCATCAACGCAATTCGCCGCCGCACAGGTGCTTCGGCTGCATCAGGCAATGATGGAACCGAGCTTGGACCGATCCGCGTTTTCTCCGATGGCCGTGATCCACAGATAAATGGTGTGGATTTCCCGCTGCCGCGTCGCGAGCGCCGGATCCTTGAATATCTAATCGCAAACCGTGGTCGCCGCCTGAATAAGGCGCAGATTTTCAGCGCGATTTACGGCATTTTCGACAGTGAAGTCGAAGAGAATGTGGTCGAAAGCCATATTAGCAAGCTCCGCAAAAAATTGCGTGAAAAGCTTGGTTTTGATCCTGTTGATTCAAAACGTTTTATTGGATACTCAATCAACATCGATTGA